The following coding sequences are from one Culex quinquefasciatus strain JHB chromosome 1, VPISU_Cqui_1.0_pri_paternal, whole genome shotgun sequence window:
- the LOC119769063 gene encoding uncharacterized protein LOC119769063, with translation MLFSWRSVVTMGDLQTLRKKQEILLNKLEVLNQFVEHYKAEEHECQLEVRLGMLNDVYLEFTNLRTKLELLLEEKDAAKYADAEPKVKQEVVSHREEANLQVVQEFDNKFCKVKAMLIAKRPVKDVAQTAPSVGDADTSFPLRVKLPDIHLPNFSGNLREWVTFRDTFKSLIHRNSKLTSMDKFTYLQSSLSGPALLEISGIDLSEENYSVAWNALEEEYGNKKLIVKAHLDVILDLEPLTKESYDGLSHLLGEFEKNLQMLDKMGENTANWSTVMAHVLCSKLDSATLRNWETHHNSKDVPTYKALLEYLRAHCSVLQSIKRAKAKSSEQRPPKTAVCHTAVRSSNQCHFCSGPWHTPFRCFKFQKMTISERNDAVSRNKLCRNCLKPGHNPRMCEGGTCHHCHQKHHSMLHNDQMRSSVPQQQSRPTATTSVQRQQPRPQNTNQTTHTPANNAPANPTNLQTTDSQATQPQTTSQNYVALPVTPTHNIILSTALIRIKDRFGNTLLARALLDSCSQHCLMTREFSRRLKFMRQSSYLPIQGIGTSRCVSTQLVRADVGPRSGQISAYESEMQFHVLPKLNISLPTSYIDPSTIQLPDWMFLADPEFHKTGPVDVIIGAEFYMDLLTDERVKPAADGPTLHNTVFGWIISGRLPGSVPESTSLVSVAAIDELLTRFWELETCRTKSTHSIEESTCEQLFEETAVRDETGRFVVTLPKKKYAVQRLGESRSTAIKRFLGLEKRLSANPDLKQQYSDFIHEYEAMGHMKRVAGDTAGGELAYYLPHHCVLRPDSTTTKLRVVFDASCRTSTGVALNDALMVGPVVQDDLLDIALRFRLHAVAIVADIAKMYRMIRVQPDDQRLQRIVWRDNADEPIRIYELTTVTYGTASAPYLATKCLQKLGEIGEKTHPSAAKILKRDFYVDDMLAGAHTVAEGKELVAEMVDLMESGGFSLRKWHSNSRDILLDVPEHLRDERTLLELDTSDATVKTLGLVWEPSTDCFRFRSPKWNDVAVITKRVVASDMAMIFDPYGLIGPVVVQAKIFVQKLWRMELDWDAALPEDLQEYWREYRRNLAGLDSLSIPRWIGTGADDRNVQLHGFCDASVNAYGACIYIRTISANGDVTVRLLASKSRIAPLENLKKKKRKQSIPRLELASALLLAHLYEKVANAINFRGKAFFWTDSMIVRCWLASLPSRWNQFVANRVSEIQHLTESGSWDHVPGLENPADIISRGMTAMQLQYSKLWFNGPDWLSLDHQHWPHAQVPNAADFDHEELEEHNAVAAVAQDAEPCRLFTANSSYTVTIRTTAVICRFCFNSRAANKLCRRVGPLTAEELEVALKKLVRLAQRECFPEEYDALSRDRAIPSNSRIAALNPRIVDGILCVGGRLQHAAVSDNRKHPYILDHRHSFTKLIVTHYHETMFHAGQQLLISAVRERFWPINIRNLVRDVIHKCVDCFRVKPKVLDQLMADLPPERVTPCTPFARVGVDYCGPFQVAYPQRRARPVKCFVAIFVCLVTKAVHLELAADLTTQAFLAALKRFTARRGKPKLVMCDNAKNFIGARRELSELAKLFLSQQFEEEIIRETANDNIKFKFIPARSPNFGGLWESAVKSFKLLFKRTIGLHTLLYDEFQTVLVQIEAILNSRPLTPLSNDPADFEALTTGHFLIQRPFTAIPEPNLDHIPENRLSAWQTVQRYTQQLWKKWSNLYLSDLHNRTKWTKQKDNVAVGTMVLLKDENLPPLKWQLGRVSDIHPGADGNIRVVTVRTKDGSYQRAISKICILPIRDNLSTAQGEN, from the coding sequence ATGTTATTCAGTTGGCGATCAGTGGTCACGATGGGCGATCTGCAGACTTTGCGGAAGAAGCAGGAGATCCTGCTGAATAAACTGGAGGTGCTGAATCAGTTCGTCGAGCACTACAAGGCGGAAGAACACGAGTGCCAGCTGGAAGTTCGACTCGGAATGCTGAACGACGTGTACCTGGAGTTCACGAACCTACGGACAAAGCTGGAGTTGCTGCTGGAAGAAAAGGATGCGGCCAAGTACGCAGATGCGGAGCCGAAGGTCAAGCAGGAGGTCGTGTCACATCGTGAAGAGGCCAATCTACAGGTGGTGCAGGAGTTCGACAACAAATTCTGCAAGGTCAAGGCGATGCTGATTGCGAAGCGGCCGGTCAAGGACGTCGCGCAGACAGCTCCAAGTGTTGGTGATGCGGATACCTCGTTTCCGTTGCGCGTCAAGCTGCCTGACATTCATCTGCCGAACTTCAGCGGAAATCTGCGCGAGTGGGTGACCTTCCGTGACACCTTCAAGAGTCTCATCCACCGGAACTCGAAGCTGACATCGATGGACAAGTTCACCTATCTCCAATCGTCTCTTTCTGGTCCTGCGTTGCTGGAGATCAGTGGCATCGACCTGTCGGAAGAAAACTACTCCGTCGCGTGGAACGCGCTGGAGGAGGAGTACGGAAACAAGAAGCTGATCGTGAAAGCCCACCTCGATGTCATTCTGGATCTGGAACCGCTGACCAAGGAGTCGTACGACGGTCTCAGCCACCTGCTCGGTGAGTTTGAGAAAAATCTGCAGATGCTGGACAAGATGGGCGAAAATACTGCCAACTGGAGTACGGTTATGGCGCACGTCCTGTGCTCAAAGCTGGACTCGGCCACGCTTAGGAATTGGGAGACCCACCACAATAGCAAGGATGTCCCAACCTACAAAGCTCTACTGGAGTACTTGCGCGCCCACTGTTCGGTTCTTCAGTCGATCAAACGAGCGAAAGCGAAATCGTCGGAACAGCGTCCTCCGAAGACAGCGGTCTGTCACACTGCTGTGCGGAGCAGCAACCAGTGTCACTTTTGCAGCGGCCCGTGGCACACCCCGTTCCGGTgcttcaagttccagaagatgacGATCTCGGAGCGCAACGACGCTGTTTCGAGAAACAAGCTGTGCAGAAACTGCCTGAAGCCTGGACATAACCCGCGGATGTGCGAAGGAGGAACTTGCCACCACTGTCACCAGAAACATCACTCAATGCTGCACAACGATCAGATGAGATCCTCCGTTCCACAACAGCAGTCGAGACCAACCGCAACGACCTCAGTACAGCGACAACAACCCAGACCACAGAACACGAATCAGACAACACACACTCCAGCCAACAATGCACCTGCTAATCCGACTAACCTACAGACTACAGACTCTCAAGCCACACAGCCACAAACCACTAGCCAAAACTACGTTGCACTACCCGTCACGCCCACACACAACATCATCCTGTCAACCGCGCTCATCCGTATCAAAGACCGCTTCGGAAACACGCTGCTAGCGCGTGCGCTTCTTGACTCGTGCTCACAGCACTGTCTGATGACCAGAGAGTTCTCGCGACGACTCAAATTCATGCGACAATCGTCGTACTTGCCGATCCAAGGGATCGGAACGTCGCGTTGCGTGTCGACGCAGCTCGTGCGTGCAGATGTCGGTCCGCGTTCCGGTCAGATTTCAGCGTACGAGTCGGAGATGCAGTTCCACGTCCTGCCCAAGCTCAACATCTCGCTGCCGACATCGTACATCGATCCGTCTACAATTCAGCTGCCCGACTGGATGTTCCTGGCTGATCCGGAGTTCCACAAAACCGGTCCAGTGGACGTCATTATCGGTGCCGAGTTTTACATGGACTTGCTGACGGACGAACGGGTAAAACCAGCTGCAGACGGTCCCACGCTGCACAACACGGTGTTCGGTTGGATCATTTCCGGCCGGCTTCCCGGCAGCGTTCCAGAATCGACGTCTCTCGTATCCGTCGCGGCAATCGACGAGCTGCTGACCAGATTTTGGGAACTGGAAACGTGCCGCACCAAGAGCACGCACTCGATCGAAGAATCCACGTGCGAGCAGCTGTTCGAGGAGACGGCGGTTCGTGACGAAACTGGCAGATTTGTTGTGACGCTGCCCAAGAAGAAGTACGCTGTCCAGCGTCTCGGTGAGTCCAGATCAACAGCCATTAAACGCTTCTTGGGACTGGAGAAGCGGCTGTCAGCGAATCCAGACCTGAAACAACAGTACAGTGATTTTATTCACGAGTACGAAGCCATGGGACACATGAAACGGGTTGCCGGCGACACGGCCGGGGGAGAGTTAGCGTATTACCTGCCACACCACTGCGTCTTGAGGCCGGACAGCACCACTACGAAGCTCCGCGTGGTGTTTGATGCTTCGTGTCGCACGTCTACCGGAGTTGCTCTGAACGATGCGCTCATGGTGGGACCAGTTGTGCAGGACGATTTACTGGACATTGCGCTACGCTTTCGACTCCACGCTGTTGCCATCGTCGCTGACATCGCCAAGATGTACCGTATGATTCGCGTCCAGCCTGACGACCAGAGACTGCAGAGAATCGTTTGGAGAGACAATGCGGACGAACCCATCCGAATCTACGAGCTGACAACTGTCACGTACGGAACGGCGTCTGCGCCGTATTTAGCGACCAAGTGCTTGCAAAAACTCGGTGAGATCGGAGAAAAGACGCACCCATCCGCTGCCAAGATCCTCAAACGAGACTTCTACGTTGACGACATGCTGGCAGGTGCGCACACGGTCGCAGAAGGAAAAGAGCTAGTCGCCGAAATGGTCGATCTGATGGAATCTGGCGGATTCTCGTTGCGAAAGTGGCATTCAAACTCCCGAGACATCCTGCTCGACGTCCCGGAACATCTTCGCGACGAACGGACCCTGCTAGAACTGGACACGTCTGACGCAACCGTCAAGACGCTCGGGCTCGTCTGGGAGCCAAGTACGGACTGTTTCCGTTTCAGATCGCCAAAGTGGAACGACGTTGCAGTGATCACGAAGCGTGTCGTGGCCTCAGACATGGCCATGATCTTCGACCCGTACGGGCTGATCGGTCCTGTCGTCGTCCAAGCAAAAATCTTCGTGCAGAAGCTGTGGCGCATGGAACTGGACTGGGACGCCGCTCTGCCAGAAGATCTGCAGGAGTACTGGCGAGAATACCGCAGAAATCTAGCCGGTCTGGACAGCCTGTCAATACCCCGCTGGATTGGCACAGGTGCTGATGACCGGAATGTGCAGCTTCACGGGTTCTGCGATGCTTCAGTCAACGCTTACGGTGCGTGCATCTACATCCGAACCATTTCGGCCAACGGCGACGTCACCGTCCGCTTGCTGGCTTCCAAATCCCGCATCGCACCGCTCGAGAacctgaagaagaagaagcgtaAGCAGTCGATTCCCCGCCTGGAGCTGGCGTCCGCTCTGCTGCTGGCGCATCTGTACGAGAAGGTGGCCAACGCCATCAACTTCCGAGGAAAAGCGTTCTTCTGGACGGATTCCATGATCGTACGCTGCTGGCTTGCGTCACTACCGTCCAGATGGAACCAGTTCGTGGCCAACCGTGTGTCCGAGATTCAACACCTGACGGAGAGCGGATCTTGGGACCATGTGCCCGGATTAGAGAACCCAGCTGACATCATTTCTCGCGGCATGACGGCGATGCAGCTGCAGTACTCAAAGCTCTGGTTCAACGGTCCTGATTGGCTGAGTCTCGACCACCAGCACTGGCCGCACGCTCAAGTGCCGAACGCAGCAGACTTCGACCACGAAGAACTGGAGGAACACAACGCTGTCGCTGCAGTTGCACAAGACGCCGAGCCCTGCAGACTGTTCACAGCGAATTCGTCGTACACCGTGACAATACGGACGACCGCTGTAATCTGTCGCTTCTGCTTCAACAGCCGTGCGGCGAACAAGCTTTGTCGCAGAGTTGGTCCGTTGACGGCTGAAGAGCTCGAGGTCGCTTTGAAGAAGCTGGTGCGCCTCGCTCAACGAGAATGCTTCCCGGAAGAGTACGATGCTCTGTCCAGAGATCGCGCGATTCCAAGCAACTCCCGCATTGCTGCGCTGAACCCAAGAATCGTCGATGGAATCCTGTGCGTCGGCGGCCGGTTGCAGCACGCCGCAGTCTCGGACAACCGAAAGCATCCGTACATTCTCGACCATCGTCATTCGTTCACGAAGCTTATCGTCACACACTATCACGAGACCATGTTTCACGCTGGACAACAACTGTTGATCTCTGCTGTGCGTGAGCGGTTCTGGCCGATCAACATCCGAAACCTCGTTCGCGACGTGATCCACAAGTGTGTCGATTGCTTCCGTGTCAAGCCAAAGGTTCTGGACCAGCTCATGGCGGATCTGCCGCCCGAACGAGTCACACCGTGCACACCGTTCGCACGAGTCGGAGTTGACTACTGCGGACCTTTCCAGGTCGCGTACCCGCAGCGCCGAGCTCGCCCAGTGAAGTGTTTCGTTGCCATCTTCGTCTGCCTGGTCACCAAGGCCGTTCACCTAGAACTAGCTGCAGACCTGACGACGCAGGCATTTCTGGCGGCCCTCAAACGGTTCACTGCCCGGCGTGGCAAACCGAAGCTGGTCATGTGCGACAACGCCAAGAACTTCATCGGCGCAAGACGTGAGCTGAGCGAACTCGCCAAGCTGTTCCTAAGTCAGCAGTTCGAAGAGGAGATTATCCGCGAAACAGCGAACGACAACATCAAGTTCAAGTTCATTCCCGCTCGCTCGCCGAACTTCGGCGGCCTCTGGGAGTCCGCGGTGAAGAGCTTCAAGTTGCTGTTCAAACGCACGATCGGGTTGCACACCCTGTTGTATGACGAGTTCCAGACTGTGCTGGTTCAGATCGAAGCGATCCTCAACTCGCGACCGCTCACGCCGCTCAGCAACGACCCCGCAGACTTCGAAGCGCTCACCACAGGACACTTCCTGATCCAGCGTCCATTCACTGCGATTCCAGAACCAAACCTCGACCACATTCCCGAGAACAGATTGTCGGCCTGGCAAACCGTCCAGCGGTACACGCAGCAGCTCTGGAAAAAGTGGTCCAACCTCTACCTGTCGGACCTGCACAACCGCACGAAGTGGACAAAGCAAAAAGACAACGTTGCTGTCGGAACCATGGTCCTGCTAAAGGACGAAAACCTCCCGCCGTTGAAGTGGCAGCTCGGACGCGTTTCCGATATCCACCCG